The Symphalangus syndactylus isolate Jambi chromosome 3, NHGRI_mSymSyn1-v2.1_pri, whole genome shotgun sequence genome has a segment encoding these proteins:
- the C3H9orf40 gene encoding uncharacterized protein C9orf40 homolog, which produces MAKRRAAEPVTFHVPWKRLLLCDFAEQSPPPPLWIRPPGVAHAGQPLGVPEQHRKRKIDAGTMAEPSASPSKRRDSGDNSAPSGQEREDHGLETGDPPLPLPPVLPGPGEELPGARPPGGGGDDGAGRAGPQRGDWGVASRQHNEEFWQYNTFQYWRNPLPPIDLADIEDLSEDTLTEATLQGRNEGAEVDMES; this is translated from the exons ATGGCCAAGCGGCGTGCGGCCGAGCCGGTGACGTTCCACGTGCCTTGGAAGCGACTCCTGCTCTGCGACTTCGCTGAGCAGTCGCCGCCACCGCCTCTCTGGATCCGGCCGCCCGGGGTCGCGCATGCTGGGCAGCCCCTCGGCGTCCCCGAGCAGCACCGAAAGCGCAAAATCGACGCAGGGACCATGGCAGAGCCCTCGGCTTCGCCCAGCAAGCGCCGTGACAGCGGGGACAACAGCGCCCCGAGCGGCCAGGAGCGTGAGGACCACGGCCTGGAGACAGGCGATccgccgctgccgctgccgcccGTATTGCCGGGGCCGGGGGAGGAGCTCCCGGGCGCCCGGCCCCCGGGGGGCGGTGGCGACGACGGGGCGGGGCGCGCAGGACCCCAGCGGGGAGACTGGGGGGTCGCATCGCGCCAG cacAATGAAGAATTTTGGCAGTATAATACCTTCCAGTACTGGAGGAATCCTTTGCCTCCTATTGATCTGGCAGACATTGAAGATTTAAGTGAAGACACCCTGACAGAAGCAACACTTCAGGGCAGGAATGAAGGGGCTGAGGTTGACATGGAGTCCTGA
- the LOC129478515 gene encoding required for meiotic nuclear division protein 1 homolog, with translation MPATLLRAVARSHRILSKAHQCRRIGHLMLKPLKEFENTTCSTLTICQNLDLFLPDKTAGGLNKSQILEMNQKKKKKKRSNTSMLSPLNAARCQDEKAHLPTRKSFGTHRRVIHKPNLLGSKWFIKILKRHFLSISMETFVPKQDFPQIKRPLKAPRTRQPSRTNLPVLSVNQVKWRWPWLLCLVIIAHAKPVCVAPQPYHQHKRNGSQLRLIHQDL, from the coding sequence ATGCCAGCCACACTTCTCAGAGCCGTGGCCAGATCTCACCGTATATTATCAAAAGCACATCAGTGCAGAAGAATTGGTCATCTAATGTTAAAACCACTTAAGGAATTTGAAAATACCACATGCAGCACACTGACAATATGTCAAAACTTGGATTTGTTCCTTCCTGATAAAACAGCTGGTGGTTTGAATAAATCTCAGATCCTCgaaatgaaccaaaaaaaaaaaaaaaaaaaaagatcaaatactAGCATGCTCTCTCCATTAAATGCTGCTCGTTGCCAAGATGAAAAGGCACACCTTCCAACCAGGAAATCCTTTGGTACTCACAGGAGAGTGATCCACAAACCAAATCTATTGGGTTCTAAatggtttattaaaatattaaagaggcATTTCTTATCTATATCAATGGAAACATTTGTTCCAAAACAAGACTTTCCACAGATCAAGAGACCACTAAAAGCACCCAGGACCAGGCAGCCATCCAGGACCAACCTTCCAGTTCTGTCTGTGAACCAGGTAAAGTGGAGGTGGCCATGGCTCTTGTGCTTAGTGATCATTGCCCATGCTAAACCAGTGTGCGTTGCACCCCAGCCTTACCACCAACATAAGAGAAATGGCAGTCAACTCAGACTTATTCATCAAGATCTTTGA